Sequence from the Miscanthus floridulus cultivar M001 chromosome 16, ASM1932011v1, whole genome shotgun sequence genome:
accgccgccgccacacGGGACTGAAGCGAACTTCTCCCTGCCCGCTGCAATAAGCTCGGTAATGTCCTTACCGCTCAGTTGGGACAGCAGGAGTTCCATCCTTTCATTGTCAACTTCACAGCCAACTGCAACATGTACAAGTAGGAATCAGTGAATACAGGATCACTATTGTGATGAATACACTACCAACACAAATCAAACCAACTGTGCTACATAATTGTTAACTTGTAGTTAAACATAAAAACCCGCAAGAATCCCTAAATTCAAGAAGCAGGTAATGCTATTGGCAGAATTGAGTCTTTTCCATAAAGACATGCAGCGTTAATAGTAACAAGAGTTATCCATTGGATGTGTTGCACTCCTTGAAATGGCAGTTAACTAAAATTACCTGACTCCAGAATGGCTGTCAAGTCCTCGGCTGAGGGGCTGGAG
This genomic interval carries:
- the LOC136512618 gene encoding large ribosomal subunit protein P2A, which translates into the protein MKFVAAYLLAVLAGNSSPSAEDLTAILESVGCEVDNERMELLLSQLSGKDITELIAAGREKFASVPCGGGGVAVAAAAPAAGGAAPAAEAKKEEKVEEKEESDDDMGFSLFD